The genome window GCGCGTGCGCGCCCGCGACGGCCAGCACCTGTTCGTGTATCCGTTCGCCGGTCGCCAGGTGCACGAAGGCCTGGCTGCGCTGCTGGCGCTGCGCTGGGGCCGACGGCAGCGCAATACCTTCAGCTTCGCCGCCAACGACTACGGCCTGGTGCTGTCGCCGGCGGAGGATGCGCCGATCGACGCAGTGCTGCTGCGCGCGCTGCTGAGCCCGGCGCAGTTGTTCGAGGATCTGCGCGAGAGCCTCAACCTGGGCGAACTGGCGCGGCGCCAGTTCCGCGAGATCGCCCGCGTCGCCGGCCTGCTGCCGCCGAGCCTGCCCGGCCGCCTGCCGCGCAGCCTGCGCCAGCTGCAGGCTTCCAGCGGCCTGCTGTACGACGTGCTGAGCCGCTTCGATCCCGGTCACTTGCTGCTGGCGCAGGCCGAGCGCGAGGTGCTGCAGGGCGAGATGGAACTGACCCGGCTCGCCGCCACCCTGGACGATTGCGCCGCGCGCGAGCTGGCGCTGCACACCCCGCGCAGCCTCACGCCGCTGGCGTTCCCGCTGTGGGCCGAAAGCATCCGTGGCCAGCTCAGCACCGAGGACTGGAAGGCGCGGGTGATGCGTGCGGCGGCGCAACTGGAGCAGCGCCATGCGCGCTGAACTGGACTGGACCCTGGCGGGCGAGCCGATGCGCCTGCTCGGCGACCGCGCGCTGTGCTGGCCGGCGCGGCGGCGGCTGCTGATCGCCGACCTGCACCTGGGCAAGGCCGACGTCTTTCGCCGCGCCGGCATCGGCCTGCCGCGCGGGGGGACCGCACACGACCTTGCACGGCTCTCGGCGCTGCTGCAGGCGCAGGACGCACTGGAACTGTGGATCCTCGGCGACGTACTGCACGGCGCCGCGCCCGACGCCGACTGGCAGCGGCAATGGCATGCCTGGCGCGCGCAACATCCGCAGCTGCGGGTGGCGGCGATCGCCGGCAACCACGACCGCGCCCTCGCCAACGCCGGGCTGGACATCGCGCTGCTCGGCGCGCAGGTGGAGGACGGCCCGTTCGTGCTGCGCCACGACCCGGTGCCGGAGACGCGGCGCCACGTGCTGTGCGGACACCTGCACCCGCTGGCCAAATTGCCTGGCGTGCGCCCGCGCTGGCCGGCATTCTGGCTGCGCGACGGCATGACCGTGCTGCCGGCGTTCTCGCACTTCACCGCCGGCGTCGCCCCGGTCCTGGCGCCGGGCGAGCGCCTGGTCGCCTGCGTCGAAGGCGCGGCCTTCGCCCTGCCGGTGGCTGCGGCATAGGTCGGGCGCGGGTGCGTCTGGTCGATCGTCAACAGACACCGCGAGGACGCATCACCTTGTGGGAGGGACTCAGTCCTGACGCCTCCACCAACAAGGCGTCGGGGCTGAAGCCCCTCCCACAGTGCAACCGCAATGCGTTGCGCGAGAGCGTAGCGACACTGCCGCAGGAAACTTCGGCATCGTGCCAGGCAGCCCATGACCGCAACCGAAGCGGCAGGTGCGCTGCCGTGTTGTGGGAGGGACTTCAGTCCCGACGCGACCAACTGAGGGGCGTCGAGGCTGAAGCCTCTCCCACAGTGCAGTCCCAACGCGTTGCGCGAGTACGTGGCGACACTGCTGCAGAAAACTTCGGCATCGCGCCGGGCATCCCGTCACTGCGACCGAAGCAGCAACTGCGCTGCCCTATTGTGGGAGGGACTTCAGTCCCGACGCGACCAACTGAGGGGCGTCGGGCTGAATCCCTCCCACAGTGCGGTCGCAACGCGTTGCGCGAGTACGTGGCGACACTGCTGCAGAAAGCTTCGGCATCGCGCCGGGCAGCCCGTCACTGCGACCGAAGCAGCAACTGCGCTGCCCTATTGTGGGAGAGACTTCAGTCCCGACGCGACCAACTGAGGGGCGTTGGGCTGAATCCCTCCCACAGTGCGGTCGCAACGCGTTGCGCGAGTACGTGGCGACACTGCTGCAGAAAGCTTCGGCATCGCGCAGGGCAGCCCGTCACTGCGAGCGAAGCAGCAAGTGCGCTGCCGTGTTGTGGGAGGGACTTCAGTCCCGACGCGACCAACTGAGGGGCGTCGGGCTGAATCCCTCCCACAGTGCAGTCGCAACGCGTTGCGCGAGAGCGTAGCGACACTGCTGCAGAAAGCTTCGGCATCGCGCCGGGCAACCCGTCACTGCGAGCGAAGCAGCAAGTGCGCTGCCGTGTTGTGGGAGGGACTTCAGTCCCGACGCGACCAACTGAGGGGCGTCGGGCTGAATCCCTCCCACAGTGCAGTCGCAACGCGTTGCGCGAGAGCGTAGCGACACTGCTGCAGAAAGCTTCGGCATCGCGCCGGGCAACCCGTCACTGCGACCGAAGCAGCAACTGCGCTGCCCTATTGTGGGAGGGACTTCAGTCCCGACGCGACCAACTGAGGGGCGTCGCGGCTGAAGCCCCTCCCACAGTGCAGTCCCAACGCGTTGCGCGAGTACGTGGCGACACTGCTGCAGAAAGCTTCGGCATCGCGCCGGGCAGCCCGTCACTGCGACCGAAGCAGCAAGTGCACTGCCGTGTTGTGGGAGGGACTTCAGTCCCGACGCGACCAACTGAGGGGCGTCGCGGCTGAAGCCGCTCCTACGACACCACGGCACCATCGCCGTCGGACCGCGCTCGCTGCGTTGCGCTCTGCACGCGCCGTCGCCGCGACGAATCACCGAAGCTTGCGTCCACCCGCGTCCGCGATCTCGCCGCCTACGGCAGCGCCACGCGTCGCGCCATCGCGTCCTGCAATGCCTGCAGGAACTCCGGCGCCAACGGCAGCTTGCCGAACCAGCCATGCTGGGTGCCGCTGAGCACGCGCAGCATGTGCCCGCGGCCGCCGGGCATGCGCCCGGCCGGGCGCATGCCGACATCGCGCAGCCGCGCCGGCAGGGCGCGCTCGGACTGGAACAGCGGGGTCAGCCAGCGGCTCCAGAACTGGTACACCGCCACGTGCACCTGGCGCTGCGCCTGGTAGCGCGCCAGCGCCGCGTCGAGGTCCGGCACGGTGCGCAGGCTCTCGCGCAGCGCCCAGGCATCCATCAGCGCCATGTTGACGCCCTGCCCCAGCTGCGGACTCATCGCATGCGCGGCATCGCCGGCCAGGACCAGGCGGCCGCGGTACCAGTGCCGTTGCACCGCATCGCGGTAACTGGCCCGCGCCAGTTGCGCCGGCGCGTCGACTTGGACAAGGCGCTCGCGCGCCTGCGGCCACAACTGCGCGATTTCGTCCAGCCACGGCTGCATGCCGCGCGCCTGCCAGGCGTCGAAGTCGGCGGTCGGCAGGCTCCAGAAGAAACTCACCCGCGGCTCGGCATCGCCGGGACGCGTGCCCACCGGCAGCAGGCCGATCATCTTGCGCGCGGCCACGTAGCGCTGGCGCAGCTCGTCGGCGAAGGCCCAGTCGCCGCGCGGCAGCAGGCACCACAGCGCCCCCCACGGATAGACCCGGTCCAGCCGCGTCGCCTGCACCTGCGCGCGCAGCGCCGAGGCCGAGCCGTCGCAGGCGATCACCAGGTCGAACGGACCATGCCAGCGGCCGTGCTGGTCCTGCACCCGGCGCAGCGTGTCGTCGATGGCGACGATGCGTGTGTCGCGCTGCAGCGTGGCGTAGCCGTCCCAGGCCTGCGCCAGCAGGGCAAACAAGGCGCCGCGCTGCATGCCCAGCCCGAACAGGCGCGCGTCCAGGTCGCGGTAGCGCATGTCCATCACCGCGCGCCCGCACGGGGTCTCGCCGTACAGGCGGTGCACCGGGGCGCCGTAGGCCAACGCCTGCTCGAGCAGGCCGATCCGCCACAGCACCTGCAGGCCGGTCGGCTGCAGCAGGAAGCCGGCGCCGACCGGTCCCGGCTGCGCCGCGCGCTCGAACACCTGCACGCGATGCCCGTCGCGTGCCAGCAGTAGCGCCAGCGCCTGGCCCGCGGTGCCGTAACCGACGATCCCGATCTGCAGTCCTTGCGTCATTGCGTCCATTGCCTGTCCACGCCGCCACCGCGGCGTCTCCCACAAAAAACCCCGCCGAAGCGGGGTTCAAGGCACAACCGAGTCAACGCGCTCGCTTACTCGACCGGCGTGATATTGGAGGCCTGCGCGCCCTTCGGACCCTGGGTCACGTCGTAGCTGACACGCTGTCCTTCCTGCAGGCTGCGGAAGCCCTTGGAATTGATCGCGGAGAAGTGCGCGAACACATCGGCGCTACCGTCTTCCGGAGAAATAAAACCAAATCCCTTAGCGTCGTTGAACCACTTGACGGTACCGTTCGGCATGGTGATGCGAGACCTTTTGCAGTGAATGGGTGGTGGTTGTGCGGCAGCCGCACCGGCGGAGTATGCAAAGCTTGCGCAGCGAAGACAATCACCCGCGCGCCAGTTCCCCCACCAGCTCCGGCAGGCCGACCGAGGCCGCCTCGACGTTGGCCAGCACCTCGGCCAGGGTGATCTCCTCGGCGTCGCCGCAGCCGGCCGCCCAGTTCGCCACGATCGCCAGGCAGGCGTAGTCCAGGCCCAGTTCGCGCGCCAGCCCGGCCTCGGGCATGCCGGTCATGCCGACCAGGTCGCAGCCGTCGCGGCGCAGCCGCGCGATCTCGGCGATGGTTTCCAGGCGCGGCCCCTGGGTGGC of Xanthomonas sacchari contains these proteins:
- a CDS encoding FAD-dependent oxidoreductase produces the protein MTQGLQIGIVGYGTAGQALALLLARDGHRVQVFERAAQPGPVGAGFLLQPTGLQVLWRIGLLEQALAYGAPVHRLYGETPCGRAVMDMRYRDLDARLFGLGMQRGALFALLAQAWDGYATLQRDTRIVAIDDTLRRVQDQHGRWHGPFDLVIACDGSASALRAQVQATRLDRVYPWGALWCLLPRGDWAFADELRQRYVAARKMIGLLPVGTRPGDAEPRVSFFWSLPTADFDAWQARGMQPWLDEIAQLWPQARERLVQVDAPAQLARASYRDAVQRHWYRGRLVLAGDAAHAMSPQLGQGVNMALMDAWALRESLRTVPDLDAALARYQAQRQVHVAVYQFWSRWLTPLFQSERALPARLRDVGMRPAGRMPGGRGHMLRVLSGTQHGWFGKLPLAPEFLQALQDAMARRVALP
- the cspE gene encoding transcription antiterminator/RNA stability regulator CspE, coding for MPNGTVKWFNDAKGFGFISPEDGSADVFAHFSAINSKGFRSLQEGQRVSYDVTQGPKGAQASNITPVE
- the pdeM gene encoding ligase-associated DNA damage response endonuclease PdeM, translating into MRAELDWTLAGEPMRLLGDRALCWPARRRLLIADLHLGKADVFRRAGIGLPRGGTAHDLARLSALLQAQDALELWILGDVLHGAAPDADWQRQWHAWRAQHPQLRVAAIAGNHDRALANAGLDIALLGAQVEDGPFVLRHDPVPETRRHVLCGHLHPLAKLPGVRPRWPAFWLRDGMTVLPAFSHFTAGVAPVLAPGERLVACVEGAAFALPVAAA